A region of the Pricia mediterranea genome:
TGAAAAGTATTCGAAGGCCGGTATTTTCACCGATACCTCGAGAAAAACACCGGTATTCGTTCGCTTCTCCACCGTGGCCGGATTTAAAGGCTCCACCGATTTGGCCCGCGACGTACGCGGGTTTGCGGTCAAATTCTATACCGAGGAAGGCACGTGGGACCTGGTCGGAAACAACATGCCTATTTTCTTTATTCAGGATGCCATGAAATTTCCCGATTTGGTCCATGCGGTCAAGCCCGAACCCAATAACGAAATACCCCAGGCGGCATCGGCCCATGACACCTTTTATGACTTTGTATCGCTGACCCCGGAAACCTTGCACAACCAGATATGGCTGATGAGCGATCGGGCCATTCCCCGCAGTTTTCGGATGATGGAAGGTTTTGGTATCCACACGTTCCGTTTGATCAACGAAGAGGGAAAGGCCCATTTTGTTAAATTTCATTGGAAGCCAAAGTTAGGGGTACATTCCGTAACTTGGGACGAGGCCGTAAAAATTAGCGGCGCGGATTCCGACTTTCACCGTCGGGACCTTTGGGATGCCATAGAGGCAGGTCAGTTTCCGGAGTGGGAACTCGGCATACAGGTCGTTCCCGAAGCCGATGAGCACAAATTTGAATTCGATCTCTTAGATCCTACCAAACTGATTCCCGAAGAAATGGTGCCCGTTCAGCGTATAGGAAGGATGGTACTCGACCGGAATCCGGAAAATTTCTTTGCCGAAACGGAGCAAGTAGCATTTCTTCCCGGAAGCATCGTCCCGGGAATCGATTTCACCAACGATCCCTTGCTACAGGGGCGCTTGTTTTCGTATAGGGATACCCAACTTTCGAGATTGGGCTCTCCCAATTTCCATCAAATTCCCATCAATAGGCCGGTGGCACCCGTTCACAATAACCAAAGGGACGGTCATATGCAGATGGATGTTCCGAAAGGCCAAACGGCTTACTTCCCCAATACGCTGGGCGGCGGTTGCCCCCATCTTTCTTCGGTTGACAAAGGGGGCTTTGAAAGCTATCAAGAGCGGATCGATGCCAAAAAAATCCGAACCCGCAGCGAAAGCTTCAGCGACCACTTCTCCCAGCCGGCACTTTTCTACAGAAGTTTGGCCGATTGGGAAAAGAAACACGTTGTCGAAGCCTATTCCTTCGAACTCGGTAAGTGCACCCATAAACATATCCAACAACGGATGCTGTGGCTTGTGGCACAAATAGACGAGGATTTGGCGGAAGAGGTGGCGGCGAATTTGGGACTGGATATTCCCGAGGATATCGAACGCCCCATCAATCAGGCCATAGGGGCCGATGCCAAGGTGGAAGACCATCAACCGGGGAAGAAAAAGAATTATCTGGACAAGGCTCCCGCCCTGAGCCAGGCGAACAACGAATTCGATACGATCGCCACGCGGCAGATCGCCTGTTTGGTGGGCGACGGATTCTCCATGGAGGACTTTGACACGATGAAATCCGCTTTGGAAAAAGAAAATGCCATGGTCAAGATTATCGCTCCCCACGGTGGTACGGTGACTTGTGATACCGACATGGAACATGAGGTAGATGCCTCCATCATGACCACGGAAAGTGTGCTATACGATGCCGTGTATGTTCCCGGGGGACAAAAATCCGTCGATGCCCTGCTCAAGAAATCCAAATTCGTCAAGTTTGTCAACGAAACCTTTAAACATTGTAAGGCGATAGCGGTGGATAACGAAGGGGAGCAAGTTCTGGAGAAATGTGCCTTCGCGG
Encoded here:
- a CDS encoding catalase; the encoded protein is MAKDKSQSNQDNAKKEQLDKFTVDGKDKPLTTRQGLKVTDTNNSLKAGARGATLLEDFLLREKIHSFDHERIPERIVHARGSGAHGYFELYESIEKYSKAGIFTDTSRKTPVFVRFSTVAGFKGSTDLARDVRGFAVKFYTEEGTWDLVGNNMPIFFIQDAMKFPDLVHAVKPEPNNEIPQAASAHDTFYDFVSLTPETLHNQIWLMSDRAIPRSFRMMEGFGIHTFRLINEEGKAHFVKFHWKPKLGVHSVTWDEAVKISGADSDFHRRDLWDAIEAGQFPEWELGIQVVPEADEHKFEFDLLDPTKLIPEEMVPVQRIGRMVLDRNPENFFAETEQVAFLPGSIVPGIDFTNDPLLQGRLFSYRDTQLSRLGSPNFHQIPINRPVAPVHNNQRDGHMQMDVPKGQTAYFPNTLGGGCPHLSSVDKGGFESYQERIDAKKIRTRSESFSDHFSQPALFYRSLADWEKKHVVEAYSFELGKCTHKHIQQRMLWLVAQIDEDLAEEVAANLGLDIPEDIERPINQAIGADAKVEDHQPGKKKNYLDKAPALSQANNEFDTIATRQIACLVGDGFSMEDFDTMKSALEKENAMVKIIAPHGGTVTCDTDMEHEVDASIMTTESVLYDAVYVPGGQKSVDALLKKSKFVKFVNETFKHCKAIAVDNEGEQVLEKCAFADNKEDKAILINGSVDDFINAIAQHRNWERMDKTDNIAV